A genomic segment from Roseibium algicola encodes:
- the cysK gene encoding cysteine synthase A yields the protein MTIKTSGRGKIYSSITETIGDTPIVRLDRLAKAHGVKGNLLAKLEFFNPISSVKDRIGVAMIEAMEQAGQIVPGKTTLVEPTSGNTGIALAFVAAAKGYRLILVMPETMSVERRKMFKILGAELELTEGPKGMKGAIARAEELISEIDGAVMPQQFENAANPEIHRNTTAEEIWNDTEGGVDVFVSGIGTGGTITGVSQVLKDRKPGLHVVAVEPADSPVLSGGQPGPHKIQGIGAGFVPGVLDTSVYDEVQTVANEDAFAMAREVAKTEGLPVGISSGAALTAAIRVGQREGMEGKNIVVIIPSFAERYLSTALFDGL from the coding sequence ATGACGATCAAGACCAGTGGTCGCGGAAAAATCTATTCCTCCATCACCGAGACCATCGGCGATACACCGATCGTCCGGCTGGACCGACTGGCCAAGGCGCACGGTGTCAAGGGCAACCTCCTGGCGAAGCTTGAGTTCTTCAACCCGATTTCCAGCGTCAAGGACCGGATCGGCGTTGCGATGATCGAGGCGATGGAGCAGGCCGGCCAGATCGTTCCGGGCAAGACCACACTCGTCGAGCCGACCTCCGGCAACACAGGCATCGCGCTGGCATTTGTCGCTGCCGCCAAGGGCTACCGGCTTATCCTGGTAATGCCGGAGACCATGTCGGTGGAACGCCGCAAGATGTTCAAGATCCTGGGCGCCGAGCTGGAATTGACCGAAGGGCCAAAAGGCATGAAGGGCGCAATCGCCCGCGCCGAGGAACTGATCAGTGAAATCGACGGTGCGGTGATGCCGCAGCAGTTCGAAAACGCCGCCAACCCTGAAATCCACCGCAACACCACCGCGGAAGAAATCTGGAACGATACCGAAGGTGGTGTTGACGTCTTCGTCTCCGGCATCGGCACCGGCGGCACCATCACCGGCGTTTCCCAGGTGCTGAAGGATCGCAAGCCGGGCCTTCATGTCGTTGCCGTCGAACCGGCCGACAGCCCCGTGCTTTCCGGCGGCCAACCCGGTCCGCACAAGATCCAGGGCATTGGTGCCGGTTTCGTGCCAGGCGTGCTCGACACTTCCGTCTACGATGAAGTCCAGACCGTCGCCAACGAAGATGCCTTCGCCATGGCCCGGGAAGTGGCAAAGACCGAAGGCTTGCCGGTGGGCATTTCTTCCGGCGCCGCGCTCACCGCTGCCATCCGCGTCGGTCAGCGCGAAGGCATGGAAGGCAAGAACATCGTGGTGATCATTCCGTCCTTCGCAGAACGGTATCTTTCCACCGCACTGTTCGACGGCCTCTGA
- a CDS encoding HAD family hydrolase, with protein MSELIIFDCDGVLVDTERMANANMAAIISELGVPMTGPDCQRRFMGRTLEDVQSMIEDLTGQVLPADWPDQVRLRDLESFKAGVPAIEGVASVLDELDRRDVAYCVGSSGKYEKMRTTLGSSGLLPRLEGRLFSAQDCERGKPAPDVFLLAARTMGHAPENCTVIEDSLPGVLAARAAGMGVYAFVEDPACDREAMQGAGAVLFEAMADLPDLLFSKT; from the coding sequence ATGTCCGAGCTGATCATATTCGATTGCGACGGCGTTCTGGTCGATACGGAACGCATGGCCAACGCCAACATGGCCGCGATCATCAGCGAGCTTGGCGTTCCGATGACCGGGCCGGATTGTCAGCGCAGGTTCATGGGACGGACACTGGAAGACGTGCAGTCCATGATCGAAGACCTGACAGGTCAGGTGTTGCCTGCCGACTGGCCGGACCAGGTTCGGCTGCGCGATCTGGAGAGCTTCAAGGCGGGTGTTCCGGCGATCGAAGGCGTGGCCAGCGTGCTGGACGAACTCGACCGGCGCGACGTCGCCTATTGCGTCGGGTCTTCCGGCAAATATGAAAAGATGCGCACAACGCTCGGCAGTTCCGGTCTGCTGCCCCGGCTGGAAGGCCGGCTGTTTTCTGCACAGGACTGCGAGCGCGGCAAGCCCGCGCCGGATGTGTTCCTGCTGGCAGCACGCACCATGGGCCACGCCCCGGAAAACTGTACGGTGATCGAGGACAGCCTGCCCGGCGTTCTGGCAGCCCGGGCAGCGGGCATGGGCGTCTATGCCTTTGTCGAGGATCCCGCTTGCGACCGCGAGGCCATGCAGGGCGCCGGGGCCGTCCTGTTCGAGGCAATGGCGGATCTGCCGGACCTGCTCTTTTCCAAGACCTGA
- a CDS encoding DODA-type extradiol aromatic ring-opening family dioxygenase produces the protein MTATPNRISPVFFAHGAPTLALEDTAASRFLKSFAASQPRPKAILILSAHWETDGLKLSAPGPLRTYHDFRGFPRPLYEISYPAKADVDHVDEAARLLEAAGHDVELDSHWGLDHGAWVPLSLAYPDADIPVVAMSLPHGSTPASVYALGQALAPLKDKGVLLAGSGSTTHNLREFGPQGSPTPVWASDFDRWLDDGLKSGSIGYFDDIQSAPNFRRNHPTDEHLLPLFFAFGAGGTDAKAQLLHRSYEYGSISMSYFRFAA, from the coding sequence ATGACGGCTACACCAAACCGTATTTCGCCCGTCTTTTTTGCTCACGGTGCGCCAACCCTGGCACTTGAAGACACCGCTGCCAGCCGGTTCCTGAAGAGTTTTGCCGCAAGCCAGCCACGCCCCAAGGCAATCCTGATCCTGTCCGCGCATTGGGAAACAGACGGTTTGAAGCTGTCGGCACCGGGACCGCTGCGGACCTATCATGACTTCCGCGGTTTCCCGCGCCCGCTCTACGAGATCTCCTATCCCGCAAAGGCCGATGTGGATCACGTCGACGAAGCGGCACGCCTCCTGGAAGCTGCCGGCCACGATGTGGAACTCGACAGTCACTGGGGGCTTGATCACGGTGCCTGGGTGCCGCTGTCGCTTGCCTATCCGGATGCCGACATTCCGGTCGTGGCGATGTCTCTGCCGCACGGCAGCACGCCCGCATCCGTCTATGCGCTCGGCCAGGCGCTGGCACCGCTCAAGGACAAGGGCGTGTTGCTGGCAGGGTCCGGCAGCACCACGCACAACCTGCGTGAATTCGGGCCGCAAGGCTCGCCAACGCCTGTGTGGGCGTCTGATTTCGACCGCTGGCTGGACGATGGCCTCAAGTCCGGATCGATCGGATATTTCGACGATATCCAGAGCGCTCCGAACTTTCGCCGCAACCACCCGACGGACGAGCACCTTCTGCCGCTGTTCTTCGCCTTTGGCGCAGGCGGAACGGATGCAAAGGCCCAGCTTCTCCATAGAAGCTACGAGTACGGCTCCATCAGCATGAGCTACTTCCGCTTCGCAGCCTGA
- a CDS encoding GNAT family N-acetyltransferase, producing the protein MSSDIFISPGFPEDQRPVAARLFWQAFSGKLGKVLAPEEKALRLVERILNPDFAISALDREGRLLGLAGYKTRDGALVGGSLADMTAVYGTFGGLWRGLLLEVLERRIEPDCLLMDGIFVAESARGRGIGGTLLKAIGEEARQRSLTRVRLDVIDTNPRAKALYERSGFKAVGEEKTGFLELLFGFSSATRMEKQV; encoded by the coding sequence ATGTCATCCGACATTTTCATTTCTCCCGGCTTCCCGGAAGACCAGCGGCCGGTTGCCGCCCGCCTGTTCTGGCAAGCCTTTTCCGGCAAGCTCGGCAAGGTACTGGCCCCGGAAGAAAAAGCGCTTCGACTTGTCGAGCGCATCCTCAACCCGGATTTTGCCATCAGCGCTCTCGACCGGGAGGGAAGGCTGCTAGGCCTTGCCGGTTACAAGACCCGGGACGGGGCACTTGTCGGCGGAAGCCTCGCCGACATGACGGCGGTTTACGGCACGTTCGGCGGCCTCTGGCGCGGACTTCTTCTGGAAGTTCTGGAACGCAGGATCGAGCCGGACTGCCTACTGATGGACGGCATCTTTGTGGCCGAAAGCGCCCGCGGCCGCGGCATCGGCGGCACCTTGCTGAAAGCCATTGGCGAAGAAGCACGCCAGCGCTCGCTCACCCGTGTGCGGCTGGATGTGATCGACACGAACCCAAGGGCAAAAGCTCTTTACGAGCGCTCGGGGTTCAAGGCGGTTGGGGAAGAAAAGACCGGGTTTCTCGAACTTCTGTTCGGTTTTTCCTCCGCGACACGTATGGAAAAGCAGGTTTAG
- the speB gene encoding agmatinase, with protein MSSHGYESGRLNLPFVGICTFGKFPYKPDWDAIDADVAVMGAPFDFGTQWRSGARMGPRAIREASTLFSFGHAGAYDFEDDITYLPAETTRIVDLGDADIVHTDTIESHRRIEFGVRKILKAGALPVVLGGDHSVNIPCINAFDGEDPIHVVQIDAHLDFVDERHGVRYGHGNPMRRAAEKPYVTGLTQIGIRNVSSTSRDGYEDARRMGSDILSVRHARKLGTEALLARIPAGKRYYLTLDIDAFDPSIAPGTGTPSHGGFLYYEVLELLDGLARQGDIVGIDLVEVAPDYDPTGSTSTLAAQVLMNTIGRVLHHRKT; from the coding sequence ATGTCCTCACACGGTTATGAAAGCGGGCGGTTGAACCTGCCCTTTGTCGGCATCTGCACCTTCGGCAAGTTTCCCTATAAGCCGGATTGGGACGCCATCGATGCGGATGTTGCCGTCATGGGGGCTCCGTTCGACTTCGGCACCCAGTGGCGTTCGGGCGCGCGTATGGGGCCGCGTGCGATCCGGGAGGCCTCGACACTGTTTTCCTTCGGCCATGCGGGCGCTTATGATTTCGAGGACGACATCACCTACCTGCCGGCGGAAACGACCCGCATTGTCGATCTGGGTGATGCCGATATCGTCCATACGGACACGATTGAAAGCCACAGACGCATAGAATTCGGCGTACGCAAGATCCTTAAGGCCGGTGCCTTGCCGGTGGTGCTGGGCGGCGATCATTCGGTCAACATTCCCTGCATCAACGCCTTTGATGGCGAAGATCCAATCCACGTCGTCCAGATCGATGCGCATCTGGATTTCGTCGACGAACGTCATGGCGTTCGCTACGGCCATGGCAACCCGATGCGCCGCGCGGCGGAAAAGCCTTATGTCACCGGCCTGACGCAGATCGGCATTCGCAACGTCTCCTCCACCTCGCGCGATGGCTACGAGGATGCCCGCAGGATGGGCTCCGACATCCTGTCCGTGCGTCACGCCCGCAAGCTCGGCACCGAGGCGCTTCTGGCCCGGATACCGGCCGGCAAGCGCTATTACCTGACGCTTGATATCGATGCTTTCGATCCGTCCATCGCACCGGGCACGGGCACGCCGAGCCACGGCGGATTTCTTTATTATGAAGTGCTGGAGCTGCTCGACGGTCTGGCAAGACAGGGCGACATCGTCGGCATCGATCTGGTGGAAGTTGCGCCGGACTATGACCCGACCGGTTCCACAAGCACCCTTGCGGCACAGGTTCTCATGAACACCATCGGCAGGGTTCTGCATCACCGCAAGACATGA
- a CDS encoding OmpA family protein — protein MNKMLLAGLSAAFLAVSASGLVAQTKLSRNEIINSLQGAQQKVDLTADELQKAALENIQKYPGANAPNTLPLADKLASLRQFNVEITFDFDSARIRPESYETVGLIADALHTPYLQGQTFFIVGHTDAKGAREYNLELSLKRAQAVREALVTTFRVPGDYLFAVGLGEEQLRDPSKPDAAINRRVQLINLGYR, from the coding sequence ATGAACAAGATGCTTCTGGCCGGTTTGTCGGCCGCCTTTCTCGCCGTGTCCGCTTCGGGCCTTGTGGCCCAGACCAAGCTGAGCCGCAACGAGATCATCAACTCCCTGCAGGGGGCCCAGCAGAAGGTCGACCTCACGGCCGACGAACTGCAGAAGGCAGCGCTGGAGAATATCCAGAAATATCCGGGTGCGAACGCTCCCAACACTCTGCCGCTTGCCGACAAGCTGGCCTCTTTGCGCCAGTTCAACGTGGAAATCACGTTCGATTTCGACAGCGCGCGCATTCGCCCGGAATCCTATGAAACCGTTGGCCTGATCGCGGATGCCCTGCACACGCCTTATCTGCAGGGGCAGACTTTCTTCATCGTCGGTCACACGGATGCAAAGGGTGCACGCGAATATAACCTGGAACTTTCGCTGAAACGCGCGCAGGCGGTGCGTGAAGCACTGGTGACCACATTCCGCGTACCGGGCGACTATCTCTTCGCTGTGGGCCTGGGTGAGGAGCAGCTGCGCGATCCGTCCAAGCCGGATGCCGCCATCAACCGGCGCGTTCAGCTGATCAACCTGGGTTACAGGTAA
- the dut gene encoding dUTP diphosphatase, producing the protein MPVTLELKRLEHGRDLPLPAYQSVLAAGLDLLAAVDGKITLAPGARALVPTGLAMALPAGFEAQVRPRSGLAAKHGVTVLNTPGTIDADYRGEVKVILINLGDDPFEISRGDRIAQMVIAPVLQADIVEVEVLSETERGSGGFGSTGRA; encoded by the coding sequence ATGCCTGTTACCCTGGAACTGAAGCGACTGGAGCACGGTCGCGATCTGCCACTGCCCGCCTATCAGTCGGTGCTGGCCGCCGGACTTGACCTTCTGGCAGCCGTTGACGGCAAGATAACCCTTGCACCTGGTGCCCGCGCCCTGGTGCCAACTGGTCTTGCCATGGCTCTGCCCGCGGGTTTCGAGGCTCAGGTTCGCCCCCGGTCAGGCCTTGCCGCCAAACATGGCGTGACCGTCTTGAACACGCCGGGCACCATTGATGCCGACTACCGCGGCGAGGTGAAGGTGATCCTGATCAATCTCGGTGACGACCCCTTCGAGATTTCACGGGGAGACCGGATCGCCCAGATGGTGATTGCACCTGTCCTGCAGGCAGACATTGTCGAAGTCGAGGTTCTCTCGGAGACCGAGCGCGGGTCCGGCGGTTTCGGTTCGACTGGCCGCGCGTGA
- the coaBC gene encoding bifunctional phosphopantothenoylcysteine decarboxylase/phosphopantothenate--cysteine ligase CoaBC, which produces MLSGKQIVLIISGGIAAYKSLDLIRRLKERGARVIPVMTKGAQEFITPLAAGALAAETVFTDLFDRQAEHDVGHIRLARDHDLILIAPATADLMAKMAHGITDDLATAVLLATDKPVLVAPAMNPKMWQHEATKRNRTILKARGIAFCGPASGEMAERGEAGTGRMSEPLEIVAAAEAVLREEAIRAGSLPLAGKHVLITSGPTHEPIDPVRYIANRSSGKQGHALARAAYEAGARVTLVSGPVTLPDPANIHVIHVESASAMLKAVEGNLPADIAIMAAAVADWRVASEGAQKIKKDGTGKPPALELTENPDILATVGHHPDLRPKLLIGFAAETQNLIDNARGKLERKKADWIIANDVSPQTGIMGGDANTIRVVSRDGVEDWPEMDKGEVARRIIARAAEALGSD; this is translated from the coding sequence ATGCTGAGCGGCAAACAGATCGTCCTGATCATCAGCGGCGGTATCGCTGCCTACAAGTCCCTTGACCTGATCCGCAGGCTGAAGGAACGCGGCGCCCGGGTGATCCCGGTGATGACGAAAGGCGCGCAAGAATTCATCACGCCTCTGGCTGCCGGGGCTCTGGCCGCGGAAACCGTCTTCACCGACCTGTTCGACCGGCAGGCCGAACACGACGTCGGCCACATCCGCCTGGCCCGCGACCACGACCTGATCCTGATAGCGCCCGCCACCGCCGATCTGATGGCCAAGATGGCCCACGGGATTACCGACGATCTGGCGACAGCGGTTCTGCTGGCAACCGACAAGCCTGTTCTGGTTGCCCCTGCCATGAACCCGAAGATGTGGCAGCATGAGGCGACCAAGCGTAACCGGACGATACTCAAGGCGCGTGGCATTGCCTTTTGCGGCCCAGCATCCGGCGAAATGGCGGAAAGGGGCGAAGCCGGCACCGGCCGGATGAGCGAGCCGCTGGAGATCGTGGCAGCTGCCGAGGCCGTGCTGCGGGAAGAGGCGATCCGGGCTGGCAGCCTGCCGCTTGCCGGAAAACATGTTCTGATCACCTCAGGCCCGACCCATGAGCCGATCGACCCCGTCCGCTACATTGCCAACCGATCTTCCGGCAAGCAAGGCCATGCGCTGGCCCGCGCCGCCTATGAAGCGGGCGCTCGGGTAACGCTGGTATCCGGCCCGGTAACACTGCCGGACCCGGCCAATATCCATGTCATCCACGTGGAGTCCGCTTCCGCGATGTTGAAGGCGGTGGAAGGCAATCTGCCGGCGGATATCGCCATCATGGCCGCCGCCGTCGCCGACTGGCGTGTCGCGAGCGAGGGGGCCCAGAAGATCAAAAAGGATGGGACCGGCAAACCGCCCGCGCTGGAGCTGACGGAAAACCCGGACATTCTGGCGACTGTCGGTCATCATCCGGACCTGAGGCCAAAGTTGCTGATCGGCTTTGCCGCCGAGACGCAAAACCTGATCGACAATGCGCGTGGCAAGCTGGAACGCAAGAAGGCCGACTGGATCATCGCGAACGACGTCAGTCCGCAGACAGGCATCATGGGCGGCGACGCCAACACCATTCGCGTCGTCAGCCGTGACGGCGTCGAAGACTGGCCGGAAATGGACAAGGGTGAGGTAGCCCGCAGGATCATCGCCCGCGCAGCCGAGGCGCTCGGCTCGGACTGA